The region TTGGTTTGTTCGAATAGAACGTATCGTAGAGGACGTATAAGTACACAGATATACAGTGGCCCCCACCGTTATATTCCGGGTATGTAGGTACGATATAAATTGATCTAGTCGAAAAAGAAGCTCCACGGAGGACCGTACGCgctacgtgtgtgtgtacagtACGTTGTACAGTGTGATATACGCGCGTCTAAGGGCCACGTGTCTCAGCCACGTGCGCGACCGATCTGTCAAGAGCGATCCCAGAAATacttcgattcgaaatttaagGTGACTTGATCCGGGGAAAAAACGTTGGAACAACGGATGATCCGAACGCGATGGAAAACCATCTATTTTCATACACTGTAATGTGTaaatgggaaagaaaaaatggtagaaaaattgtCGGAAGAACGAAGGGAAGGAGATCGTTGTTTACGTTGAGCGACGGATGCTGCCGCAGTTTCTGACTCGATTATCGATTCTCAGTTTTTAATCGCAATTTTgttgattataaaattttcattcgtcgagGTCGGAAAACAGTTTGAATTTCTGTTAAACGAAGTTGAATAAGATCTGTACGCATAATTTAACCACTTGAAACGTTATCGTATATTCTTTCGCACCAATTGAGAATTGAATTACACTGCCGTGCGTGACATTGTACGATTCCAAAGAGCGCGCCAACGCGAAATACTTCCGATAAAAACCTACGCAcaatttaatgttttttttctttcaaacataccggaaaaatttttattccttttttttcttattgctCCGACACTTCAACGTTAATTATCACGAAACTGAAATATACCGTGCAGCAATACAATTATGCAAAGAAATGTTGtcagaaatttatttattcgatttgtCATCGGACAATAaaccccccccaaaaaaagaACTCGAATGCACGCTTGACATTTCtcattattgaaaattaatgataatcaaCACGTTTTcgtgcgatatacatatgtacgtacattgtcACGGTACATAATAAAGATAGGAGTATATGTacaacatatgtataggtatatgtacgcgCAGTCCAGACATTAGGTATTGCGTTTGGCGCGCGGCCGGGAAACTCTGACGAAAGAAGAAtacctacataggtatatagttgTAATTAAGTACGCACACACTCTAACGCGCGCACCTAGAAATGCGTAAGAGTTGCGTAGGTATGTGTGAcacagaaaaagagaaaaagaaatgacaaaaaaaaagagagggaagtCGGTAAGATGAGAAGAcacgattgaaataaaattgaacttttAGATTACGAATAAgtaacggggggaaaaaaaaaaaaaaaaaaactgcgttACCTTTTTTTGATAAAGACCGATAAACGATCGATCGGAAAAATCTGTCCAATTTATAATACGTTTCTTCGATAACGTAATCGAAAACTCGTCGAAATTATTCCCCACCCCACCGCACCACGCACACTCCGCTGGTGTAATTTGGTCAAATATTTcagacgatgatttttttcaatctttcttcAATCCTTGATTGactgagaaaattatttacaggTAATTTAACAAGGAACAATTTTCGACACTTTCGTTACGACGGTCGCACGTGAACGTCGGTGTAAAACTTGCACATCTTCGGCACATTTCGTAGATCCGCGAGACGTCGACGTGGTTcgagaaaccaaaaataagaagaagaagaaagaaaaaaaaagaaacaaacaaacgtaaacaaaaaatgaaagttaaAAACCGAAAGTGGCCGGGGATGAGGTCGGAGGAAAAACGCTACTTTCGCGACACGTCGGTGCGTTAAATTAGCGGCGGCTTTGCAGGTCCGACGACGACTGTCGAGCCATCGCCGGTTACTGAGGACTCTAGAATCTCCTCGGTATTCAGACGgtggaaagaggaggaaagaggagaaaagagggaagagggaagaggagtGACCTAACCGGGCCCCTCCAAACGCCTTATGGCCACCGCACACATCGGTATACCCACTCTGTACCCGCACGTACGTAACCGGGCGTCCGGAGACACGCGGCGGTGCAACGGTGGACGACGACGTTCCACGATCAAAACATACCTCGTCCGAgcaaggtacgtacgtatacgtaacgaAAACAAAGCCAAAAGAAAACacacaaaaacaaaacgagaaCTACCCGTGGAAACGCGTCGAAAATTCTACGACGACACGTCGGTGTCCCCGAAATTtggggaaaatgaaaagaaataaatttaaggcgacgaggagaaaatttttcacgtgcaGGTGAATAAACGTAGGTAGGTGTGTACGCGATAATTCACGACTAATGTACATAcagtgtatacatacatacataatataataagcGTTGTTCCTCGCACCGGTCATACCTCCGGAGGGACAGCTGAAAAATACCTGTCCACCTTGAACGAACACCCATATCCTCGCCTTTCTttaacttttcttttatttttttccttttccttgtCTTCGGGGCCTTGACAATCTCATCCGAGGATCGCGATACACCCGACACACGGCACACGGTGCAGTGGGTACGTGTAACGCTTTTTTCGCCGTTACACTTCTCGcgcgttcattcattcgaaaaattctcacgcGAAATCGTCGTTCTTTCGGCACACCGTCGGACACGATTCGCGATTCATCGCCGCGGGTAGCTCGtatcctttatttttattttcgatattaAACTATCGGTGTTCGGTGATACCggtatactgtatacatacgtacatacggttCAGTTATATGGTCCGTAACCGGGGATGccatagaaaaataattcgcgcATCGACCGCGAGTAGTTTTctattttgatttcaattctttcgttcgatcatctttttcgtttcccATAGTACGACGTTGTTGTATTCTCGGTTTCACGTCGCGCGGTATcttccatatatatacattatacgtacgtacgtatacgtatgtatatcgcgtGTACGACGCGTTATGCGTGGCGGCGGCGGAGATAGATGCGTCAGCCCCGTAAAAGCGTGAATTTTCTAAATCCTCTCGCCCCCGCAACGACCGCAAACGTGTCTCCGCATCTTAATGGAATTCGTTTAAAAGACGCTCCTAACTGCACGGCGATGATGCACCGCCGATTCCATATCCGAATTATATCTCCCTCTCACCGTGAGCGTAAAAGCAATAAACTttcgtatacacacatatatctgTGCGTTACGCCGAGTGCGTACACGCCTGTGCACgtcataatatattatatgcagTTACGTATGTCCTGCGTACGGTGCGGcagcgtagaaaaaaaaaaaacaaaaaacaataacaataatccaCGCAAATTGATATACCCCTCGCGAAGCGTTGGTGTATACTTTTGAGAGTCTTGCGTTCTCGCGGGTAGTCATTGTGATCGGGTGTACGCGAAATACCTGGAGACGCGTTGCGGATGACGTCGTCGCAGAGAAACCGGAGAGCGTGCAACGTGGACGTATTGTACATTTTGTGTACATGACATAATATGAGATACGGGAAGACGATCATCTCTCGtgacaaaaacaaactaaactaaaagaaaaaaaagaaaagaaataaaataaaattactcgGGACGCGTCTACGCGCTATGGGATTCAGAAACCGCATAACCCGTCCTCAGGTTTTACCGTGTGACACGGTTGCGTgatgtatattgtacgtacttGTATACACCTACCCGCCGCGCGACGTTACGCGTAAGTCTATTTCTGGCCTATAAGTTACTTCCGTAGTTgaaattacgtacgtacgtacacgcgtgcaAGTTTTCAGCGGTTTTATACCATTAAAGTTCGCGTGTGAAGTAACCCCTGATTTTATCCCATCCGCGGTCGGGATATTCCCAAATTCCAGACACCCAGCGCACGTACGTAGTTGTTATCCGTTCCACGTAGCCGACGGTGGAATTTGTTTCtttgagagagaaataaatgagaTTTGTTAATTTCTTCGTACGATGTagctgtgaatttttttgaccCACGCACACGTTGCCGATATTCAACGAGATCGTGAGAAATTTATCCGCATTATTCCCGCCCGAaccactgacaatgagttaatAGCTGGTGTATTGGTtgaggatggaaaaattttgaggacttgtaaaagaagaaagggaGAGTTGTGTTCAAAGAATTCATGAGGATATCTGGTTTGAGCAGTTCCCCGTGTTCTAACCGCCCTGAGACCCTCGTAGGGTTTTAAAATGATGCTGTAGGGTCTGCTGGCGCCGAGTCTCGCGATTAGGGCTGCTGAGAGCTCTTTTCGGACAACGTACAATGCGAGCTTGAAtactgaaaagaattttttctctaccgtTTTTTCACTTATGACGAGAAAACGGGATTTCCGGATGctagaaatttccgaaaactCAAGAATTTCGAATAAGAATACCATAATAAccggaatgagaaaaaattttgattcttgaccccaaaattttcggccaaaaatgGAGTATtctaaaaatcgatcgtatcacgcttttctcacgtattttgaccccaggaatccgaatttggaagaaaaattgacctatctctaaaattgaccgagttatcgccaattttcagctttttggggtcagaaacgaaaaattgattttatagtctatctaaatgtaatttgagctcaggaatccgaatctggaagaaaaatcgatccatctatgaaattgaccgagttatcgccgaattatcgcattttttggcataaatttgaggatatctcgaagggaaaaaatcgtagctctatttggacaacggattcgtgttcccgaggtcaaaatacataagaaaagtgccatacgatcaatttcaaaaaataaaaatttttggtcaaaatttgagattttgtcaaggggtacccctttggattttttcaaattttgaccaaaaatttttattttttaaaattaatcgtatggcacttttcttacgtattttgacctcaggaacacgaatccgttgtccaaattgagctacaaaattttcccttcgagatatcctcaaatttatgcaaaaaaatgcataaaaacggcgataactcgatcaatttcatagatagatcaatttttcatccggattcggattcctgagctcaaattacattcaaatagaccaagaaataaattttttatttttgaccccaaaaagctggaaattggcgataactcggtcaattttatagacaggtcgatttttcttttagattcggattcctgagatcaaaatacgtaagaatagcatataaaacccaattaaaaaaattatttattctttgctcaaaaatcgaatttttttttggcttttcaagggtaatcttacatataatcagctcaggaatccgaatctgaaagccaaaatcatctactcatgcaatcgatcgagtaatcatcaattattcgctgttgggggcagaaaaatgaagacatatcgattggttttagtcgtagacccactttgagtCGTTGCAATCCACACatgcgtcaaaatattcgaattatttggtctacgagcaaactcgagctttgctggagtcagcgtagccagcagcgtagcgctttgttatgagacgtcaccttgggggctgtgcagaggtgacgccccacaacaagacccctcgctcgtggctacctgactccagctaagctcggactccctcgtagaccgagaaattcgaatattttgacgcagagatatcctcaaatttatgccaaaaaaagcaaaaaaatagtgatgtctcgatcatttttcgagatggatcaattttcctttcaaattcggattctttcttgcaaaatacgtaagaaaagtgtcatatgATCAATTTCGAACATACTTCATTTCTGGCCCAAAATTTTGGTGTACCCctctggattttttcaatttttaggcCAAACATggagtatttttgaaattgctATTTAGCGATAACTCAGTTCTCAATTTCTTTGTTCTCAATTCATCAATGTGGCATGCTACTGAATATCAagacttcgaaaatattatttttttcgctgcaGCAGTAGCAGAAGCAACACAGATCTCTCTATTTGAATTgcaatatacgtacatcgaaGGAATAAAGacgagaataatgaaaaagaatcgcaCTACCTCTTTGAGTTTCACAGAATGTAATACAAGCAGTGGCATAAGAATAAAATGTATATTAATAACGTGCGTCTCCATAAAAATAACGTGTTCTTTTTACCCCCTTGGTCTTCCTGCCAAGATTTTCCATTGTAATGTACGCAGTAGAATCATACCTTTATGCTAACTAGTTTGCTACGAacatatgaatttattttctcaccacATTGATAGAGGCACGAATCCATACACATTTTCACCAATTAGAGTCGAGAAATATGTAACTTTGGTGGAACTTTTGTAAAATAACGCTAgagttatttaatttttcattgaacaattatatttttgcaaGCTTTGCCGCGATTCAGTTATGTGGCGCCATCAATTGTCATTACTCGTAAGATAGGATGttagtttaaaaattaaagGTCTAGGTCCAGACTGTAGTGACATCTGAAGCAGCTTGACATACACGTGTCAAAAGTGTCAACATGCCAACAACCTAATCGTAATTAGCAAACACTTGCAACGGTGAAAACTTTAAATTGTATTTGAAACGTGCTAAATAATCGACATCATTTCAAACCAGCATCTTTAGGGagagttttatttgaaaaattaagaaataaaaataaataacaacaaGAGAATAACACGTTGTCGACATATTTTGTAACAAAATGTGCGGGAGGTATGCCTGGTGAGTTCCTAACGAGGCTTATGCTCTATCCTCGGCTAATTAcgacgattataataattagagCGTAGAATGCCGTCTGGAAAAACCATGAGGCAAGACGGCGAGAAGCACCGAAGCGCGAatgactgacaatgaggtaTATAGTTTAAGAGTTGTATGCGTTTCTGCTTCTAGTACATTGGACTCGAACGAGATATGTGGCTCTTGTGGATACAAAGAGCAGAAATTCAAACAGTTATCTTGGCAATCAAGCGATATTGGGGATGGAATGACAGGCTACAGTCCGTCCTACAATCTAGCACCGAGAGATGTGACTCCTTGCATCGTTTCGGGCAGTCATTTTAAATCTAAAGAAAAGCAAGTCTTACATCCCATGATATGGGGAATGATACCGCGATGGCACAAGGTCAACTAAATTCCCATGTGactgaaatcatttttttgtttttctagtATCTTCACTTCAGAAATAAagcatatatatttttaagatAATTTTCCAACAGGGTGATTATAGAAAACACAGCATGACCACTCACAATGCGCGATCTGAGGGTTTATTGGAATCAAAATTATATTCCCAGCCATTAACCCAAGGTCAAAGATGTGTAATATTATGCGAAGGTTACTACGAATGGAAGaccaagaataaaaataagtcaGACCCAAAACAACCCTATTTTATTTACTCTAAGCAAAATGATGGTGTTGAAATTCAAGATAGAGACACTTGGAAAAACGAGTGGTCCATGGAGAATGGCTGGAATGGAATAAAGCTTTTGAAACTAGCTGGAATATTTGATTCCTGGTTAACTGTTGAGGTATTACTATCAATTTTTACCCAACAACCATATTTGGgcttattgaagaaaaaatttttccaacttgctttgtagaaaaaaaaaatatacagctGTTCAATGATAACTACCGATGCCAACAACGTTTTATCATGGTTGCATGATCGAACTCCAGTGTTTTTGGaaaccgaaaaagaaatttccgtGAGTATAACACCGCTGATTATACTCACAATCGTCTTATTCAACTgcttcatatgtatattataggaCTGGCTCGATGACAAAAGTATTCCAGCGACAAAGGCTATCAAAAATTTACACGGACCAACCGAAGACACTCTTAAATGGCACCCCGTAGATCCAGCAGTCAATAATTCGCGATTCAAAAGTGATACTTGCTATCACCCTATCAAGTTGGAGTACGCATACTAACAATGAGATgtgcattttgaaaaatctaaaaatttatgcgagcagaataattccatttcgattatttggttttttttagagagaagaagaagcttGCTCCTTCTGGTTTGATGGCATCCTGGTTGAAAACGGGACGCATGTcgaccgataaaaaaaaatcatccgatgATGATTGCTCGGAGCCCGATGTTAAACGTTCAAAGCTGATGTAAACTAATGCTCTTTTATCCAACATATAAAGTAGGTTTTGTAACAGACGTAATCTCGGGCTGTAACACTTGTACAAGCCATCGAAAGCCAAAGTCACTAGTTTCCTAATGATATTAGTCGTGTAAATTGCGACAAATTATTTCTGATTATAAGCAGagctttcttttctcttccttctttttttgtattttttatatatatcataAATGTAAAGTTCGTCCACCTAGACTTACTTTTTGTGACAGTAAAATCATAGTTTTAAGATAACTTTCTTGAATATTAATCTAACGTTGATCCAGAGTACAAATGTTGATAATGTAATACGATACGCTAAGATTAAAATTTGCAACAGCGGATTCTCGCGTGAATAATTCTGTGCCAAGTCATTGATAATGACCGTATTCGATTGAGCAAAGAATCCGAGAAGACTCATTCAATTTTACGTAtgacgtgtatttttttacgttcaatGAATAAAGATTATTCTGCTTTTTCATATGCAGATGTTTCTATTCGCATTCcctataaaataatgaaagaaacgcATTCGCACAGCTCGTTTTACTTTGACTTGACCGATTGCTCTCGTTTCATTCGTCCCACATCGTCACGGACATggggaaataaaattagaatagGAAAAGTTAAGTTCTCCACGGTCGACAGCATCAAGGGCGGAATCGCGCGGCTGCATCGTTGTGCATGTAAGGTTGCATCGTTGCGTGTTGCATCGCGTTGCATCGCGTGCATAGCTCATAGCTCGGTGGCATTGGCATGCGATCATCAAGTGGCGGTACCCCCGAGATGTCAGCACCGCACGGTTATGCGGGCGTTGAGTTTTGCGTTGGCAGCGGTCGGCCTGGCCTGGATCTGGCGGAGTGTGTGTGCCGTGTGCCCCAAGTGTGCCCTGTGTTCGTCCGGAGTTTAACTGCGAAAATCACGTTTTCATATGGCTTGTCGAGTTTAAGTATTTGCGGAAACGAGGATTAAATTGGCAGTGATTGACGGGTGAAAACAGGGGTACAAAATGACCAGTGAAACGGGTGGTACGAGTAACGTAGAAACGGAATATTTGGAGATCAACTCCAAAGAGGCCTGGCCAGTTCTCTATCAGGTAGCcaacaaaaaatatctcctCGCTCGTCGCGCTTTATCATTTcatctcctcctctccttcctCTCGATGAAATTCTCGCTCTTCTCGCCCGGCATTTGCGACTCACGAATTAttgtaaagaaaattaaattaaataaattacgcTGCGGGCGACTACCCCGAAAAATCACCATCTTCATCGCCGAAGCTCCGAgttacttctattttttcgacaaattcgGCGGCGCTTTACATTTGCCcgactttaatttttttactttttattttaatacccAACTATCTATGTTATACGTAGTTACTCCGGATAATTGTTAATACCGCTGCAATGTCGCGTGTTAACCACTGCCCCATTTCATAGATTTAACCAACTGCTGACCGACCGCCTTCTTATGACTTTAGTACCTTACGTTGTAAAAATTGCACGCATCTACACCGAGGATTCATTGTGGGGGAGCCAATTTACTACACAACTTTCACCTCGCGTGTGTAAGAACGTACATGCGTTCGTGTGTAATTGTTCGGATAGATAAATACATGTTAAGATTTGCACTACCACCAGCAAGTGCTGCGATGTTTAAAACAAACAGTCGGATGACACATTAATGCGTATCctggtattttttattattaagcCTGACTAACGTCTCCTCTTCGACTTCCTCTGTCTCCCACTTGGCTTGGATCAACAATCTTGGATCATGCTCAAACACTCCGCCAactcatctattttttttgtttcatagcACATACGTAACGAATGCGGAAACTATGCCTATACTTGCAATGAATCTAAAAAACCACAACACAGAGTATTCAACCGCTACAGAGATGTTGCGCCTTACGATCATACTAGGATTGTGCTCAAAAAAGGTCCTTGCGACTACATCAATGCCAACCTTGTACAGGTAAAATTCATATTATTCTTTGTTACAAGTGATAATTATCTTCTAAAAGaacaatttcatttctcaattattttcacctaCAGATGGAAAGGGCCCATCGGCAATATATTTTGACACAAGGACCTTTGTCAAATACTGCCGGGCACTTCTGGCTAATGGTATGGGAACAGAATTCTAAGGCTGTGCTGATGTTGAACAAAGTTATTGAGAAGAGTCAAGTTAAATGTTATCAGTATTGGCCTCTGGAAGGATCTTCCAACCACACTATGATGTTCCCAGATGTTGGATTAAAAGTAGAATACATTAGCAAAACCGATGCATCCCATTACACGACCAGAATACTAAGGTCAGTTAATATTACTAGGAATTCATGTTATTTGTAGAGTTTTATATTTTGATTCACCGGTTATTAATTTCAACTCATCTTCACACAGACTGACAGACGTAGAGTCAAAGGAAAGTAgagaaatattgcatttccATTACACAATGTGGCCGGATTTTGGTGTGCCGCAGAGCCCTACAGCCTTTTTACAATTCCTTGCCGATGTTAGGCAGTCAGGAGCTTTGGACCAAAACGTTGGTCCGCCTGTAATCCATTGTTCCGCAGGCATCGGTCGATCGGGGACGTTTTGTTTGGTTGATTCATGCCTAGTACTGGTGAGTCCAGTTTTAAGGTTGATAAAAAATCTCAATTGCAAATCGCAAAGGGTCTGATGTTAATAACCGAAAATGTCCACAGATAGAGGAAAATGGTCTAAACTCAGTGAATGTTCGAGATGTATTGTTAGAAATGAGACGGTATCGGATGGGTTTAATTCAAACCCCGGATCAACTACGTTTCTCCTATGAAGCAATAATAGAAGGGGCCAAGCAGTTGCCGTCCAACAACGTGGTAACTAATACCAATTCACGGTAGCACATTGCTATTAGTTATTTGTACAACTACAGCCAATAAATTCCCGGAGTATAGTCATCGTTTCGTTTGTGatctttgttgaaaaaattgaatcaagttGGTCTGATCAGAAAACGATTAACACAATCGTTAAAAATCGATTAGATTCCAGAATAAACCATTTTTTGTATCTGACAAgcttttcagaatcggatatTGCAAATTCTTTGGAAAAGAAGTGTGTGCAACTTGACAATTAGATGAGAAATATCAATAAGATatcttttgaatttgaattgaattgacGAATCTGTTTACTAATAGCATTGTACTACTGTGGCAAAAATCTAAATTCTCCAAAAATGCTGAATGATTCACTCTTTCCAGAACATTGGTACAAA is a window of Athalia rosae chromosome 8, iyAthRosa1.1, whole genome shotgun sequence DNA encoding:
- the LOC105684976 gene encoding abasic site processing protein HMCES isoform X1 translates to MATAHIGIPTLYPHVRNRASGDTRRCNGGRRRSTIKTYLVRASTLDSNEICGSCGYKEQKFKQLSWQSSDIGDGMTGYSPSYNLAPRDVTPCIVSGSHFKSKEKQVLHPMIWGMIPRWHKGDYRKHSMTTHNARSEGLLESKLYSQPLTQGQRCVILCEGYYEWKTKNKNKSDPKQPYFIYSKQNDGVEIQDRDTWKNEWSMENGWNGIKLLKLAGIFDSWLTVEKKKIYSCSMITTDANNVLSWLHDRTPVFLETEKEISDWLDDKSIPATKAIKNLHGPTEDTLKWHPVDPAVNNSRFKSDTCYHPIKLEEKKKLAPSGLMASWLKTGRMSTDKKKSSDDDCSEPDVKRSKLM
- the LOC105684976 gene encoding abasic site processing protein HMCES isoform X2, translated to MYIVRTCIHLPAARRYATLDSNEICGSCGYKEQKFKQLSWQSSDIGDGMTGYSPSYNLAPRDVTPCIVSGSHFKSKEKQVLHPMIWGMIPRWHKGDYRKHSMTTHNARSEGLLESKLYSQPLTQGQRCVILCEGYYEWKTKNKNKSDPKQPYFIYSKQNDGVEIQDRDTWKNEWSMENGWNGIKLLKLAGIFDSWLTVEKKKIYSCSMITTDANNVLSWLHDRTPVFLETEKEISDWLDDKSIPATKAIKNLHGPTEDTLKWHPVDPAVNNSRFKSDTCYHPIKLEEKKKLAPSGLMASWLKTGRMSTDKKKSSDDDCSEPDVKRSKLM
- the LOC105685001 gene encoding tyrosine-protein phosphatase non-receptor type 2 isoform X1; translation: MTSETGGTSNVETEYLEINSKEAWPVLYQHIRNECGNYAYTCNESKKPQHRVFNRYRDVAPYDHTRIVLKKGPCDYINANLVQMERAHRQYILTQGPLSNTAGHFWLMVWEQNSKAVLMLNKVIEKSQVKCYQYWPLEGSSNHTMMFPDVGLKVEYISKTDASHYTTRILRLTDVESKESREILHFHYTMWPDFGVPQSPTAFLQFLADVRQSGALDQNVGPPVIHCSAGIGRSGTFCLVDSCLVLIEENGLNSVNVRDVLLEMRRYRMGLIQTPDQLRFSYEAIIEGAKQLPSNNVNIGTNEILNNRYDLVNNISDSLVEEVEEEEDEDDTPPQPPPRGESLMMSDWNPSPSSENAEDVSGPPDKPLPSEPPTYTEPSTSPPPANFTSVENNLHDQNNDNVALPEEPQSDLDNCFKATSPSSNPDTKNQLRQRNLEKKERLAAQVREMKRRQKQTEEWQQLKRSLFKPLSIGIGAAIVGGGVIAFCGYLYLRG
- the LOC105685001 gene encoding tyrosine-protein phosphatase non-receptor type 2 isoform X2 is translated as MTSETGGTSNVETEYLEINSKEAWPVLYQHIRNECGNYAYTCNESKKPQHRVFNRYRDVAPYDHTRIVLKKGPCDYINANLVQMERAHRQYILTQGPLSNTAGHFWLMVWEQNSKAVLMLNKVIEKSQVKCYQYWPLEGSSNHTMMFPDVGLKVEYISKTDASHYTTRILRLTDVESKESREILHFHYTMWPDFGVPQSPTAFLQFLADVRQSGALDQNVGPPVIHCSAGIGRSGTFCLVDSCLVLIEENGLNSVNVRDVLLEMRRYRMGLIQTPDQLRFSYEAIIEGAKQLPSNNNIGTNEILNNRYDLVNNISDSLVEEVEEEEDEDDTPPQPPPRGESLMMSDWNPSPSSENAEDVSGPPDKPLPSEPPTYTEPSTSPPPANFTSVENNLHDQNNDNVALPEEPQSDLDNCFKATSPSSNPDTKNQLRQRNLEKKERLAAQVREMKRRQKQTEEWQQLKRSLFKPLSIGIGAAIVGGGVIAFCGYLYLRG
- the LOC105684976 gene encoding abasic site processing protein HMCES isoform X3, with product MCGRYACTLDSNEICGSCGYKEQKFKQLSWQSSDIGDGMTGYSPSYNLAPRDVTPCIVSGSHFKSKEKQVLHPMIWGMIPRWHKGDYRKHSMTTHNARSEGLLESKLYSQPLTQGQRCVILCEGYYEWKTKNKNKSDPKQPYFIYSKQNDGVEIQDRDTWKNEWSMENGWNGIKLLKLAGIFDSWLTVEKKKIYSCSMITTDANNVLSWLHDRTPVFLETEKEISDWLDDKSIPATKAIKNLHGPTEDTLKWHPVDPAVNNSRFKSDTCYHPIKLEEKKKLAPSGLMASWLKTGRMSTDKKKSSDDDCSEPDVKRSKLM
- the LOC105685001 gene encoding tyrosine-protein phosphatase non-receptor type 2 isoform X3 yields the protein MTSETGGTSNVETEYLEINSKEAWPVLYQHIRNECGNYAYTCNESKKPQHRVFNRYRDVAPYDHTRIVLKKGPCDYINANLVQMERAHRQYILTQGPLSNTAGHFWLMVWEQNSKAVLMLNKVIEKSQVKCYQYWPLEGSSNHTMMFPDVGLKVEYISKTDASHYTTRILRLTDVESKESREILHFHYTMWPDFGVPQSPTAFLQFLADVRQSGALDQNVGPPVIHCSAGIGRSGTFCLVDSCLVLIEENGLNSVNVRDVLLEMRRYRMGLIQTPDQLRFSYEAIIEGAKQLPSNNVNIGTNEILNNRYDLVNNISDSLVEEVEEEEDEDDTPPQPPPRGESLMMSDWNPSPSSENAEDVSGPPDKPLPSEPPTYTEPSTSPPPANFTSVENNLHDQNNDNVALPEEPQSDLDNCFKATSPSSNPDTKNQLRQRNLEKKERLAAQVREMKRRQKQTEEWQQLKRSKQSETVELTESVHEEAESSN